In Lentibacillus amyloliquefaciens, one DNA window encodes the following:
- the hemH gene encoding ferrochelatase → MGKKKLGLLVMAYGTPYKEEDIEPYYTDIRHGRKPSEEALQDLKDRYKAIGGISPLARITEEQTNALEEKLNVMQDEVEFKAYIGLKHIHPFIEDAVEQMANDGIDEAVSIVLAPHYSTFSVKSYNQRANDTADKYGISIESVESWYNEPGFIQYWADAISAVYDEMSEDEREKAVLVVSAHSLPKKILKDGDPYPDQLKETASLISEKTGVQNYAIGWQSEGNTPDPWLGPDVQDLTRELYEEEGFRSFVYAPVGFIADHLEVLYDNDYECKVVCDELGANYHRPEMPNAHPQFIATLAEVVMKKVKREVQ, encoded by the coding sequence ATGGGAAAGAAAAAATTAGGTTTGCTGGTAATGGCGTATGGCACTCCTTATAAGGAAGAAGACATTGAACCATACTACACAGATATCCGTCATGGAAGAAAACCGTCAGAAGAAGCATTGCAGGATTTGAAAGACCGGTATAAAGCGATCGGCGGGATTTCACCATTGGCACGGATTACGGAAGAACAGACAAATGCCCTGGAAGAAAAATTGAATGTGATGCAAGATGAGGTCGAATTCAAAGCGTATATTGGATTGAAACATATTCATCCATTTATTGAAGATGCTGTTGAACAAATGGCAAATGACGGGATTGACGAAGCTGTATCCATTGTTTTGGCACCGCACTATTCAACCTTCAGTGTCAAATCGTATAATCAGCGTGCCAATGATACAGCGGACAAATATGGCATTTCGATTGAGTCCGTGGAAAGCTGGTACAATGAGCCGGGCTTTATCCAATATTGGGCTGATGCAATAAGCGCTGTTTATGATGAGATGTCTGAAGATGAAAGGGAAAAAGCTGTGCTCGTCGTTTCTGCACATAGTTTGCCGAAAAAAATTTTGAAAGACGGCGATCCCTATCCTGATCAGTTGAAAGAAACAGCCAGCCTGATTTCTGAGAAGACAGGCGTTCAGAACTATGCTATCGGCTGGCAAAGTGAAGGCAATACGCCGGATCCATGGCTCGGGCCGGATGTTCAGGACCTGACACGTGAATTGTATGAAGAGGAAGGTTTCCGTTCATTCGTTTATGCCCCGGTCGGTTTTATTGCTGACCACTTGGAAGTGCTCTATGACAATGATTATGAATGCAAAGTGGTGTGTGATGAGCTTGGAGCGAATTATCACCGTCCGGAAATGCCAAACGCGCATCCGCAATTCATTGCCACCCTTGCTGAAGTTGTCATGAAAAAAGTAAAGCGTGAAGTGCAATGA
- the hemE gene encoding uroporphyrinogen decarboxylase has product MTKYFNDTILKAYKGEKTEYTPAWFMRQAGRSQKEYRKLKEKYSLFEITHQPELCAYVTRLPVEHYGVDAAILYKDIMSPLPSLGVDVEIKKGIGPVIDNPIQTYQDVERLGMINPKADVPYVLDTIRLLTEEQLDVPLIGFSGAPFTLASYMIEGGPSKNYSKTKKLMYSQPDVWFALMDKLADMTISYVKAQVDAGARAVQIFDSWVGALNVEDYRYYIKPVMERIFSELGTKNVPLIVFGVGARHLLPEWNDLPVDVIGLDWRTSIAEARRLGVTKVLQGNLDPTVLLADWETIETKTKAILDESKQDGNHVFNLGHGVTPDIKPETLKKLTELIHSYSRR; this is encoded by the coding sequence GTGACGAAATATTTTAATGATACGATTCTAAAAGCATACAAGGGTGAGAAAACGGAGTATACGCCTGCATGGTTTATGCGTCAGGCGGGCAGATCTCAGAAAGAGTACCGCAAACTGAAAGAAAAGTATTCTTTATTTGAAATTACGCATCAGCCGGAGTTGTGCGCTTATGTTACGCGCCTTCCTGTTGAACATTACGGTGTAGATGCAGCCATTTTGTATAAAGATATTATGTCACCGCTCCCGTCACTCGGCGTGGATGTTGAAATCAAAAAGGGTATCGGTCCGGTAATCGATAATCCGATTCAAACGTATCAGGACGTCGAACGGCTGGGCATGATTAATCCGAAAGCAGACGTGCCGTATGTTCTTGATACGATTCGTCTTTTGACAGAAGAACAGCTGGATGTGCCGCTTATTGGATTCAGCGGTGCTCCGTTTACACTAGCAAGTTACATGATTGAAGGCGGGCCTTCCAAAAACTACAGCAAAACAAAGAAGTTGATGTACAGTCAGCCGGATGTCTGGTTTGCATTAATGGATAAATTGGCTGACATGACCATTTCATATGTGAAAGCTCAAGTTGATGCCGGGGCACGTGCTGTACAGATTTTTGACTCGTGGGTAGGCGCTTTGAATGTTGAGGATTACCGTTATTATATCAAGCCGGTCATGGAACGGATTTTTTCGGAACTCGGGACGAAAAACGTGCCATTGATCGTTTTCGGTGTTGGTGCGCGGCATCTGCTTCCGGAATGGAACGACTTGCCGGTTGATGTGATTGGCCTTGACTGGCGCACGTCGATTGCCGAAGCGCGCCGGCTGGGTGTTACCAAAGTGCTGCAAGGAAATCTCGATCCGACAGTTTTGCTAGCAGACTGGGAAACAATTGAGACTAAAACCAAAGCGATTCTGGATGAAAGCAAGCAGGATGGCAACCATGTTTTTAACCTTGGTCATGGTGTCACACCGGATATCAAGCCGGAAACACTTAAAAAATTGACTGAGCTTATCCATTCTTATTCGAGGCGATAA
- a CDS encoding transglycosylase domain-containing protein — MKKLKWLFLSLVFVLALGAMGYAAILFGGALIVDEEDLVLDATTTIETNDGTVIGKLYEENRIPISLEDIPDHVRQAFIAIEDRRFYNHGGVDFKSVVRAVYRDIIAMAKVEGASTITQQLAKNLFLTNDKTWLRKTKEVMAAFHLERIFTKDEIFELYLNEIYFGEGVYGIETASQKFFNKSAGDLTLAEGALLAGMAKAPNGYSPVRHPEKAENRRNVVMQAMEETGVISTEERAQAKGETLGLDVQEYEPKPWAASYIDLVLKEAQTNHQLSSEEVLRGGYKIVVNIDTEIQQIAFDKFQDNTYFPGNTEGVEGAFVMLEQESGKVAAAVGGRDYQLGDLNRVVVNRQPGSTMKPLAVYGPAMMQETYQPYTMIRDEEMAIDGYTATNYDDQYDGAVSIYEALVKSKNAPAVWLLNEIGIPYSKKYLDQLDLPVQDEGLAIALGGLSEGLTPLQLAESYQSFASSGETVDALTINQIYNREDDVVYEGETTPSEVFSPQVAWNMTSILSDAVTEGTGSSGHYEKALAGKTGSTQHPHVDDAVKDAWFVGYTPEYVSAAWMGYDRSDEDHYLTAGSEKPTQLTKDILSEIDHEKSLAASFEKPENVAALPKPIDLPEDITLHGGYSFRGLSLFNGKLEWTAAEDDRVVYRIYREEEDGVDERIGEVKGDHEYTIDRIQIFNRSSYYVVPYDPLTKIEGKRSNTVEISS, encoded by the coding sequence ATGAAGAAGCTTAAATGGCTGTTCTTGTCACTTGTTTTCGTGTTGGCATTGGGAGCAATGGGTTACGCTGCTATTCTGTTTGGTGGCGCCCTTATTGTTGATGAGGAAGACTTGGTACTTGATGCGACGACAACGATTGAAACAAATGATGGAACAGTCATCGGGAAATTATATGAAGAGAACCGGATACCAATATCACTTGAAGATATACCCGATCATGTCCGGCAAGCGTTTATAGCTATTGAAGACAGACGGTTCTATAATCACGGCGGTGTTGACTTCAAATCGGTTGTACGTGCTGTTTATCGTGATATCATTGCGATGGCGAAAGTTGAAGGGGCAAGTACAATCACACAGCAATTGGCCAAAAATCTGTTTCTGACAAATGATAAAACATGGCTTCGGAAAACGAAAGAAGTTATGGCTGCCTTTCATTTGGAGCGCATTTTTACAAAAGATGAGATTTTTGAATTGTACTTGAATGAAATTTACTTTGGTGAAGGTGTCTATGGCATTGAGACCGCATCCCAGAAATTTTTCAACAAGTCGGCTGGTGATTTAACACTAGCTGAAGGGGCTCTGCTTGCAGGAATGGCTAAAGCCCCAAATGGTTATTCGCCGGTGCGACATCCCGAAAAAGCTGAAAACCGGCGAAATGTCGTAATGCAGGCAATGGAGGAAACAGGTGTTATTTCCACTGAAGAACGTGCTCAAGCAAAGGGTGAAACGCTTGGCCTGGATGTTCAGGAGTACGAGCCAAAGCCGTGGGCAGCCAGTTATATAGATCTGGTTTTGAAAGAAGCACAAACCAATCATCAATTATCCAGTGAAGAAGTGCTCCGCGGCGGTTACAAAATTGTGGTTAATATCGATACAGAAATCCAGCAAATTGCCTTTGACAAGTTCCAGGATAATACCTATTTCCCGGGTAATACAGAAGGCGTTGAGGGCGCTTTTGTTATGCTTGAACAGGAGTCCGGGAAAGTCGCTGCAGCGGTGGGCGGAAGAGATTATCAGCTTGGTGATTTGAACCGGGTGGTAGTTAACCGTCAGCCTGGCTCAACGATGAAACCACTTGCTGTATACGGCCCTGCCATGATGCAGGAGACTTATCAGCCCTATACAATGATTCGTGACGAGGAGATGGCGATTGATGGTTATACGGCAACCAATTATGATGACCAGTATGATGGTGCAGTTTCTATTTATGAAGCACTTGTGAAGTCGAAAAACGCACCGGCAGTATGGCTGTTAAACGAGATCGGGATTCCTTATTCAAAAAAATATTTGGATCAACTCGATTTGCCGGTTCAGGATGAGGGACTGGCGATAGCATTAGGCGGTTTATCGGAAGGCTTAACACCACTGCAACTGGCAGAAAGCTACCAATCATTTGCTAGTAGCGGTGAAACGGTCGATGCTTTGACAATCAATCAAATTTACAATCGGGAAGATGACGTTGTCTATGAAGGCGAAACAACACCTTCTGAGGTGTTCAGCCCACAGGTAGCGTGGAACATGACGTCTATTTTGTCTGATGCGGTAACAGAAGGGACGGGCAGTTCCGGACATTATGAAAAAGCATTGGCAGGCAAAACAGGTTCGACACAGCATCCGCATGTTGATGATGCCGTGAAGGATGCGTGGTTTGTCGGCTATACACCGGAATATGTAAGCGCAGCGTGGATGGGTTATGATCGTTCAGATGAAGATCATTATTTGACAGCGGGAAGTGAGAAACCGACACAGCTGACCAAAGATATTTTATCTGAAATTGATCACGAGAAGTCCCTTGCTGCGTCATTTGAGAAACCGGAAAATGTTGCAGCACTCCCGAAACCAATCGACCTTCCTGAGGATATAACACTGCATGGCGGTTATTCGTTCAGGGGACTGTCCCTGTTCAATGGTAAACTGGAATGGACGGCGGCTGAAGATGACCGTGTTGTATATCGTATTTACCGGGAAGAGGAAGATGGGGTAGATGAACGGATTGGTGAAGTCAAAGGCGATCATGAATATACGATTGATCGTATTCAGATTTTCAATCGGTCGAGCTACTATGTCGTCCCTTATGACCCCTTGACTAAAATAGAGGGGAAAAGGTCGAATACAGTGGAAATTTCCTCGTGA
- a CDS encoding antibiotic biosynthesis monooxygenase family protein translates to MNAYMTNGTLDFLRKLPDKHPDIDFYFMRENASTLVYYESEKKSIFASGRSYEVILQNSTLKDNGFVVMNNIPVADDGKATFEDKFKQRRQNVESMPGFQAFRLLRPKKGNTYIVMTQWASEADFENWKNSDQFKQAHKEGSNVKPPAYFLDRPFVTSYRMIDLEETDQTN, encoded by the coding sequence ATGAATGCGTATATGACAAATGGAACACTGGATTTTTTGAGAAAGCTTCCGGACAAACACCCTGACATTGATTTTTATTTTATGCGGGAAAATGCAAGCACACTTGTCTATTATGAAAGCGAGAAAAAAAGCATCTTTGCATCGGGAAGATCGTATGAAGTCATCCTGCAAAATAGCACACTCAAGGATAATGGGTTTGTTGTTATGAATAACATCCCTGTAGCCGATGACGGTAAGGCAACGTTCGAGGATAAATTCAAACAGCGCCGGCAAAACGTTGAATCCATGCCAGGCTTTCAGGCATTCCGTCTATTAAGACCAAAGAAAGGCAACACTTATATAGTCATGACGCAATGGGCTTCTGAGGCAGACTTTGAAAACTGGAAAAACTCGGATCAATTTAAACAAGCACATAAAGAAGGAAGCAACGTAAAACCGCCAGCCTACTTTCTTGACCGCCCATTCGTGACAAGTTATCGAATGATTGATTTAGAGGAAACAGACCAAACAAACTGA
- a CDS encoding thioredoxin family protein, with product MKKKMMIILSSIVVLLAALYFVIDYKNQQAMGDNENPYGKDDLHQATIDQLDNPNYGNQILPDELSEKLNNGEDMMVYFYDPTCPHCQELTPRLVPIAEEMNVDMKKINLLEFESAWNEYAIQSTPTLVYFENGEEVDRVNGAQQNELFEAFFNEYAANDSDNEQAS from the coding sequence ATGAAAAAGAAAATGATGATTATATTAAGCTCTATCGTTGTATTATTAGCAGCCCTTTATTTCGTAATCGATTATAAAAATCAGCAGGCGATGGGTGATAACGAAAACCCATATGGAAAAGATGACCTGCATCAGGCAACGATTGATCAATTGGACAATCCTAACTATGGGAATCAAATTTTACCGGATGAGCTGAGTGAGAAACTGAACAATGGTGAAGATATGATGGTCTATTTCTATGATCCGACATGTCCGCATTGTCAGGAATTAACACCAAGGCTTGTCCCGATTGCTGAGGAAATGAATGTTGATATGAAAAAAATAAACCTGCTTGAATTCGAGAGTGCGTGGAATGAGTATGCTATACAAAGCACACCGACACTCGTTTATTTTGAAAATGGAGAAGAAGTTGACCGGGTTAACGGGGCACAGCAAAATGAACTGTTTGAAGCTTTTTTCAATGAATATGCTGCTAATGATTCAGATAATGAACAAGCAAGCTAG
- a CDS encoding disulfide oxidoreductase: MENAKRNETLLMIIWTQSLVAVLGSLFFSEILGYVPCELCWIQRILMYPLVIIYGTALIKKDTSIALPGLILSGIGMIVSIYHYMVQKVPALQEAGGSCGAVPCNTEYVNYFGFVTIPFLAGTAFIIIVILHILIWKRG, encoded by the coding sequence ATGGAAAACGCAAAAAGAAACGAAACATTGTTGATGATAATATGGACACAGTCGCTTGTGGCTGTACTCGGCAGCTTGTTTTTTTCTGAAATCCTCGGTTACGTGCCTTGTGAACTGTGCTGGATTCAGCGGATTTTAATGTACCCGCTGGTTATTATCTACGGAACAGCTCTTATAAAAAAAGATACATCTATTGCACTGCCGGGATTAATTTTAAGTGGTATCGGAATGATTGTATCGATTTATCATTATATGGTGCAGAAAGTGCCGGCACTTCAGGAAGCTGGCGGATCATGCGGCGCTGTTCCATGTAATACAGAATACGTGAATTACTTCGGCTTTGTCACAATCCCATTCTTGGCCGGGACTGCCTTCATTATTATCGTTATATTGCATATTCTTATATGGAAACGGGGGTAA
- a CDS encoding phosphatase PAP2 family protein, with protein MRNRRRYIRFLVLSAILLTIGIWVFRIINEKVPYLDQATRNLVDELADTTIFTIFRWLTELGSGTFLTPFTIIMALVLWYAFRDWLPGLVFGLGTLTSHGLNVLIKQLVERERPSIFVAANAEGFSFPSGHAMISMVCYGLLAYFVAQKFTSPKVVLSVQTGLALLIFLIGISRYIINVHYLTDVIAGFIFGFIYLTGLIFLYRWLQTLRGKTSA; from the coding sequence GTGCGGAACAGACGAAGGTATATCCGCTTTTTAGTTTTATCAGCAATCCTTCTGACAATTGGCATATGGGTTTTTCGTATCATCAACGAAAAAGTGCCCTACCTTGATCAGGCAACACGTAATCTTGTGGACGAACTTGCGGATACCACTATTTTTACGATATTTCGCTGGTTAACTGAGCTGGGCTCCGGTACGTTTCTGACACCATTCACGATTATTATGGCACTTGTTTTGTGGTATGCTTTCCGGGACTGGCTGCCGGGACTTGTTTTTGGGCTGGGAACACTGACGAGCCATGGCCTGAATGTGCTGATTAAGCAGCTTGTTGAACGTGAGCGGCCAAGCATTTTTGTTGCAGCCAATGCGGAAGGTTTCAGTTTTCCATCCGGACATGCGATGATTTCGATGGTGTGTTACGGCTTGCTTGCTTACTTTGTTGCCCAAAAATTCACATCGCCTAAAGTTGTATTAAGTGTTCAAACCGGACTGGCACTGCTTATATTTCTGATTGGCATCAGCCGTTATATCATTAATGTTCATTATTTAACCGATGTGATTGCTGGATTTATTTTTGGTTTCATCTACTTAACAGGATTGATTTTTCTGTATAGATGGCTGCAGACTTTACGAGGGAAAACTTCTGCCTAA
- a CDS encoding ferritin-like domain-containing protein, whose protein sequence is MDKDLQNLIDGLNDDLSHEYAAAIQYTYSASVVSGLYRSALKPFFESEINDEMGHALYLSEKIKTLGGTPTTKSADVAQPTEVKDLLEASLEAEKATIERYENRKKQAEALGFTELVVKLEDMIADETGHEEEIQRLLTDPRVNN, encoded by the coding sequence ATGGATAAAGATCTTCAAAACTTGATTGACGGTCTGAACGATGACTTGTCACATGAATACGCAGCAGCAATTCAATATACGTACAGCGCGTCGGTTGTCAGCGGCTTATACCGTTCCGCTTTGAAACCGTTCTTTGAAAGCGAGATTAACGACGAAATGGGACATGCTTTGTATTTATCTGAAAAGATTAAAACACTGGGCGGAACACCAACAACAAAATCTGCTGACGTGGCACAGCCGACAGAAGTCAAAGACTTATTGGAAGCGTCATTAGAAGCTGAAAAGGCTACAATTGAACGTTATGAAAACCGTAAAAAACAAGCAGAAGCACTAGGCTTCACAGAACTTGTTGTTAAACTGGAAGATATGATTGCCGATGAAACAGGCCATGAGGAAGAAATACAACGCCTGCTGACTGATCCAAGAGTTAATAATTAA
- a CDS encoding M20 metallopeptidase family protein, with translation MLQAIHKKLDELYPEMVDIRRYLHQYPELSFQETKTAQYIADFYEQLAIPYQKNVGGNGVIATLKGGKPGKTIALRADFDALPIQDEKNVPYKSKVDGVMHACGHDGHTASLLTLAKTMKTFRDSMPGTIVFVHQHAEEYAPGGAKPIVESGALDHVDAVFGTHLWATTPFGVLQTTKDVFMAGTDRFEITIQGQGGHGAYPHETKDAIVLGSKLVSDLQQIVSRRLDPLETAVVTIGVFEAGTTFNVIADKARIIGSVRHLNTAVQEKVIAEMEKIIQAVCAGNDAAYTFDYVRGYPPLVNHEEEAELVLKAGSKVEEVHTTEEVRPVMAGEDFAYYTIEKPGAYFFTGAQKEGNYYPHHHPKFDIDERAIPVAAKTLITAYFEYQT, from the coding sequence TTGTTACAGGCTATACATAAAAAACTGGATGAACTCTACCCTGAGATGGTAGACATCCGACGCTATCTGCACCAATACCCGGAACTCTCGTTTCAGGAGACAAAAACCGCACAATATATCGCCGACTTTTACGAGCAGCTTGCGATCCCCTATCAAAAAAATGTCGGCGGCAATGGCGTCATTGCTACGTTAAAAGGCGGCAAACCAGGCAAAACGATTGCACTCAGGGCTGATTTCGATGCCTTGCCGATCCAGGATGAAAAAAACGTCCCCTATAAATCAAAAGTAGATGGTGTTATGCATGCATGTGGTCATGACGGCCATACAGCCTCGCTTTTGACACTGGCCAAAACGATGAAAACCTTCCGGGACAGCATGCCGGGAACGATTGTATTTGTGCATCAGCACGCGGAGGAATATGCACCGGGCGGAGCAAAACCGATTGTCGAATCAGGCGCACTTGACCATGTCGATGCCGTGTTCGGGACACATTTATGGGCCACTACCCCGTTTGGCGTGCTGCAAACAACCAAAGACGTATTCATGGCCGGAACCGACCGTTTCGAAATAACAATCCAAGGGCAAGGCGGCCACGGGGCATACCCGCATGAAACGAAAGATGCGATTGTGCTCGGTTCCAAACTGGTGTCAGACCTTCAGCAAATCGTCAGCAGACGGCTGGACCCACTTGAAACTGCCGTTGTTACAATTGGCGTATTTGAAGCAGGGACAACGTTTAATGTGATTGCAGATAAAGCAAGAATCATCGGCTCGGTCAGACATTTAAACACTGCTGTTCAGGAAAAAGTCATTGCAGAAATGGAAAAAATTATTCAAGCTGTTTGTGCCGGAAACGATGCGGCCTACACATTCGACTATGTTAGAGGCTATCCCCCTCTTGTTAACCATGAAGAGGAAGCAGAACTTGTTTTAAAGGCAGGCAGTAAGGTTGAGGAAGTTCATACCACAGAAGAAGTAAGGCCGGTTATGGCAGGAGAGGACTTCGCTTATTATACAATTGAAAAACCCGGTGCTTATTTTTTTACAGGGGCACAGAAAGAAGGTAACTATTACCCGCACCATCATCCAAAATTTGACATTGATGAACGGGCAATACCTGTTGCGGCCAAAACACTTATCACAGCTTATTTTGAATATCAGACATAA